One stretch of Enterobacter sp. RHBSTW-00994 DNA includes these proteins:
- a CDS encoding NADH-quinone oxidoreductase subunit B family protein — MDNLLGPCDDRGIPVPMTVDESIASMKASLLKKIKRSAYVYRVDCGGCNGCEIEIFATLSPLFDAERFGIKVVPSPRHADILLFTGAVTRAMRSPALRAWQSAPDPKICISYGACGNSGGIFHDLYCVWGGTDKIVPVDVYIPGCPPTPAATLYGFAMALGLLEQKIHAREPGEIDNQPATILHPDMVQPLRVKVDRMARKLAGYRYGRQIADDYLRLLGQGDHQVARWLEAENDPRLNEIVANLNQVVDEARIR; from the coding sequence ATGGATAACTTACTGGGCCCATGCGACGACAGAGGGATCCCTGTTCCGATGACGGTGGATGAGTCCATCGCCAGCATGAAAGCGTCGCTGCTGAAAAAAATCAAACGTTCTGCCTACGTCTACCGGGTGGACTGCGGTGGTTGCAACGGCTGCGAGATTGAGATTTTCGCAACACTGTCGCCGCTGTTTGATGCCGAACGCTTTGGTATCAAAGTTGTACCGTCACCGCGTCATGCTGACATTTTGTTGTTTACTGGCGCAGTAACCCGTGCCATGCGTTCGCCTGCGCTACGTGCGTGGCAGTCTGCGCCCGATCCAAAAATCTGTATCTCTTACGGGGCGTGCGGCAACAGCGGCGGTATCTTCCACGACCTCTACTGCGTATGGGGCGGGACGGACAAAATTGTGCCAGTGGATGTGTATATTCCGGGTTGCCCGCCAACACCTGCGGCCACGCTGTACGGTTTTGCGATGGCGCTCGGCCTGCTGGAGCAAAAAATCCACGCCCGCGAACCGGGTGAGATCGACAATCAGCCCGCAACCATTCTTCATCCGGACATGGTGCAACCGCTGCGCGTGAAGGTCGATCGCATGGCGCGCAAACTGGCAGGCTACCGCTATGGTCGCCAGATTGCGGATGATTATCTGCGTTTGCTGGGCCAGGGAGACCACCAGGTTGCCCGCTGGCTGGAAGCGGAAAACGATCCGCGGCTGAATGAGATTGTGGCAAACCTGAATCAGGTGGTGGATGAGGCGCGTATCCGATGA
- a CDS encoding formate hydrogenlyase complex iron-sulfur subunit, with product MFTFIKKVIKTGAVTSSYPLEPMPVDKNFRGKPEHNPQQCIGCAACVNACPSNALTVETDLATQELAWQFNLGRCIFCGRCEEVCPTAAIKLSQAYELAVWKKEDFLQQSRFALCHCRECHRPFAVQKEIDYAIALLKHNGDIRAEHHRESFETCPECKRQKCLLPSDRIDLTRHMREAS from the coding sequence ATGTTTACCTTTATCAAAAAAGTGATCAAAACCGGCGCAGTAACCAGCAGTTACCCGCTGGAACCGATGCCGGTCGATAAAAACTTTCGCGGCAAACCTGAACACAACCCGCAGCAGTGTATCGGCTGCGCGGCCTGCGTTAATGCTTGTCCGTCGAATGCCCTGACGGTCGAAACGGATCTTGCCACACAGGAGTTGGCCTGGCAGTTCAATCTGGGGCGCTGCATCTTTTGCGGTCGCTGCGAAGAGGTGTGCCCAACGGCGGCGATTAAATTGTCGCAAGCGTACGAACTGGCGGTCTGGAAAAAAGAGGATTTCCTGCAGCAGTCGCGATTTGCGCTGTGTCATTGCCGTGAGTGCCATAGACCGTTTGCCGTCCAAAAAGAGATCGACTACGCCATTGCGTTGCTGAAACACAACGGGGATATCCGGGCGGAACATCACCGGGAGAGTTTTGAAACCTGTCCGGAATGTAAGCGACAGAAATGCCTGTTGCCATCCGATCGTATTGATTTAACCCGCCATATGAGAGAGGCCAGCTAA
- a CDS encoding 6-phospho-beta-glucosidase, translating to MSVFPQGFLWGGALAANQSEGAYREGGKGLTTVDMIPHGANRLAVKVGKEKRFSLRDDEFYPSHEAIDFYHRYKEDIALMAEMGFTVFRTSIAWSRLYPNGDEPQPNQEGIAFYRAVFEECRKYNIEPLVTLCHFDVPMHLVTEYGSWRNRKMVDFFARYARTCFEEFDGLVKYWLTFNEINIMLHSPFSGAGLVFEAGENEDQVKYQAAHHELVASALATKIAHEINPENQVGCMLAGGNFYPYSCKPEDVWMALEKDRENLFFIDVQARGSYPAYSARVFREKGVVIVKDPGDDDLLKHTVDFVSFSYYASRCASADMNANNTNAANIVKSLRNPHIEVSEWGWGIDPLGLRITMNMMYDRYQKPLFLVENGLGAKDDIDANGEINDDYRISYLREHIRAMGDAIEDGIPLIGYTTWGCIDLVAASTGEMSKRYGFIYVDRDDAGNGTLDRKRKKSFWWYKKVIASNGADLA from the coding sequence ATGTCTGTTTTTCCACAAGGATTTTTATGGGGTGGTGCGCTGGCCGCCAACCAGAGTGAAGGGGCTTACCGTGAAGGCGGAAAAGGACTCACCACAGTCGACATGATCCCCCACGGCGCAAACCGTCTGGCGGTAAAAGTCGGGAAGGAAAAACGTTTTTCGCTGCGTGATGACGAGTTTTATCCAAGCCACGAGGCGATTGATTTTTACCATCGCTATAAAGAAGACATCGCGCTGATGGCGGAGATGGGTTTCACCGTATTCCGCACCTCGATTGCCTGGAGCCGCCTCTACCCAAACGGCGACGAACCGCAGCCAAACCAGGAAGGTATCGCCTTTTACCGCGCCGTGTTTGAAGAGTGCAGAAAATACAACATTGAGCCACTGGTCACACTCTGCCACTTCGATGTGCCTATGCATCTGGTCACGGAGTATGGCTCCTGGCGCAACCGTAAAATGGTCGATTTCTTCGCCCGTTATGCGCGTACCTGCTTTGAAGAATTTGACGGTCTGGTGAAATACTGGCTGACCTTCAATGAAATCAACATCATGTTGCACAGTCCTTTCTCCGGCGCGGGTCTGGTGTTTGAAGCGGGTGAAAACGAAGATCAGGTGAAATACCAGGCCGCGCACCACGAGCTGGTAGCAAGTGCGCTGGCAACCAAAATCGCCCACGAGATCAACCCGGAAAACCAGGTCGGCTGTATGTTGGCGGGCGGTAACTTCTACCCGTACTCCTGCAAACCAGAAGACGTATGGATGGCGCTGGAAAAAGACCGTGAAAACCTGTTCTTTATCGACGTGCAGGCGCGCGGCAGCTACCCGGCCTACTCGGCGCGCGTGTTCCGCGAAAAAGGGGTGGTGATTGTTAAGGATCCGGGCGATGACGACCTGCTGAAACACACGGTCGATTTTGTCTCATTCAGCTATTACGCCTCGCGCTGTGCGTCTGCGGATATGAATGCAAACAATACCAATGCGGCGAATATCGTGAAGTCCCTGCGCAATCCGCATATCGAAGTCAGTGAATGGGGCTGGGGTATTGACCCGCTGGGTCTGCGTATCACCATGAACATGATGTACGACCGCTACCAGAAACCCCTGTTCCTGGTGGAAAATGGCCTCGGTGCGAAAGATGACATTGATGCCAACGGCGAGATTAACGATGACTATCGTATCAGCTACCTGCGCGAACATATCCGCGCAATGGGCGACGCCATCGAAGACGGTATTCCGCTTATCGGTTACACCACATGGGGCTGTATCGACCTGGTGGCTGCCTCCACGGGTGAAATGAGCAAGCGTTACGGGTTTATTTATGTCGATCGCGACGATGCAGGCAACGGAACGCTGGATCGTAAGCGCAAGAAATCGTTCTGGTGGTATAAGAAAGTGATTGCGAGTAACGGGGCGGATCTGGCGTAA
- the hypB gene encoding hydrogenase nickel incorporation protein HypB, with protein sequence MCSTCGCAEGNLYIEGDEHRPHSAFRSAPFSPAPRHSGALTGITFTPKQSDAGDLHYGHGEAGTHAPGISQRKMLEVEINVLDKNNQLAARNRARFATRKHLVLNLVSSPGSGKTTLLTETLKRLNERVSCAVIEGDQQTVNDAARIRETGTPAIQVNTGKGCHLDAQMIADAAPRLPLADNGILFIENVGNLVCPASFDLGERHKVAVLSVTEGEDKPLKYPHMFAAASLMLLNKTDLLPYLNFDVEKCLAYAREVNPDIEILLVSATQGDGMDNWLNWLENERCA encoded by the coding sequence ATGTGTAGCACCTGTGGTTGCGCCGAAGGCAACCTCTATATTGAAGGGGATGAACATCGTCCTCATTCCGCGTTTCGCTCCGCGCCATTTTCTCCCGCCCCCCGCCACTCCGGGGCATTGACGGGCATCACCTTCACACCTAAGCAATCCGATGCCGGCGATCTTCACTACGGTCACGGCGAAGCAGGCACACACGCGCCGGGCATCAGCCAGCGTAAAATGCTGGAAGTTGAAATCAACGTACTTGACAAGAATAACCAGTTGGCGGCCCGTAACCGCGCCCGTTTTGCCACCCGCAAACACCTGGTGCTTAACCTGGTCTCCAGCCCGGGTTCCGGTAAAACCACCCTGTTAACCGAAACACTCAAACGCCTGAACGAGCGTGTTTCCTGCGCGGTGATTGAAGGCGATCAGCAGACGGTAAATGACGCTGCGCGTATTCGCGAGACAGGTACACCTGCCATTCAGGTCAATACCGGGAAAGGCTGCCACCTGGATGCACAGATGATTGCCGACGCCGCCCCGCGTCTGCCGCTGGCAGATAACGGCATTCTGTTTATTGAGAACGTGGGGAACCTGGTGTGTCCGGCCAGCTTTGATCTCGGCGAGCGCCACAAGGTAGCGGTGCTGTCCGTGACTGAAGGAGAAGATAAGCCGCTGAAATACCCGCATATGTTCGCCGCCGCATCGCTGATGCTGCTGAATAAAACCGACCTTCTGCCTTATCTGAATTTCGATGTCGAAAAATGCCTGGCTTACGCCCGCGAAGTGAATCCTGATATTGAGATCCTGCTGGTCTCCGCCACACAGGGTGACGGGATGGACAACTGGCTGAACTGGCTGGAGAACGAACGATGTGCATAG
- a CDS encoding 4Fe-4S dicluster domain-containing protein — MNRFVIADSTVCIGCHTCEAACSETHRQHGLQSMPRLRVMRNEKESAPQLCHHCEDAPCAGVCPVNAITRVEGAVQLNESLCVSCKLCGIACPFGAIEFSGSRPLHIPANANSPKAPPAPPAPARVSTLLDWVPGVRAIAVKCDLCSFDEQGPACVRTCPTKALILVNIRDIARTSKRKRELTINSDFGDLSLFQSQNEGAK; from the coding sequence GTGAACCGTTTTGTAATTGCTGACTCGACGGTCTGTATTGGCTGTCACACCTGTGAGGCGGCGTGTTCGGAAACACACCGTCAGCACGGGTTACAGTCAATGCCGCGTCTGCGCGTCATGCGTAATGAAAAAGAGTCTGCCCCGCAGCTCTGCCACCATTGTGAGGATGCCCCGTGTGCGGGTGTTTGCCCTGTTAATGCGATCACTCGCGTAGAGGGTGCTGTACAGCTGAACGAAAGCCTGTGCGTAAGCTGCAAACTGTGCGGCATTGCCTGTCCGTTTGGGGCCATTGAGTTTTCCGGCAGCCGTCCGCTGCACATTCCGGCGAACGCCAACTCCCCGAAAGCGCCGCCAGCCCCTCCCGCTCCGGCTCGTGTGAGCACATTGCTGGACTGGGTTCCCGGCGTGCGTGCCATCGCAGTGAAATGCGATCTCTGCAGCTTCGATGAGCAAGGCCCGGCCTGTGTGCGTACCTGCCCGACCAAAGCACTAATTCTGGTCAATATTCGCGATATTGCGCGAACCAGCAAACGTAAACGCGAGCTCACGATCAATTCCGATTTTGGCGATCTTTCGCTGTTTCAGTCTCAGAACGAGGGGGCGAAATGA
- a CDS encoding respiratory chain complex I subunit 1 family protein, whose product MSLLLALLQALVLFAVAPLLSGVSRVARARMHNRRGPGVLQEYRDLFKLLTRQSVAPDAAGWVFRLTPFVMVGVMLTIATALPVVTVGSPLPVLGDLITLIYLFAIARFFFAIAGLDTGSPFTGLGASREAMLGVLVEPILLLGLWVAAQVAGSTHISFITHTVYHWPVARSIPLILALCACAFATFIEMGKLPFDLAEAEQELQEGPLTEYSGYGFAVLKWGISLKQLVVLQMFVGVFFPWGQMTHFSVSGLVLAVVVAALKLLIGVLVIALFENSMARLRFVATSRVTWAGFGFAFLAFVSLLVA is encoded by the coding sequence ATGAGTCTGTTACTGGCATTACTTCAGGCGCTGGTGTTATTCGCCGTTGCGCCATTGCTATCGGGAGTGAGCCGTGTGGCGCGCGCCAGGATGCATAACCGTCGCGGGCCTGGTGTGCTGCAGGAGTATCGCGATCTCTTCAAATTGCTGACTCGTCAGAGCGTCGCACCGGATGCGGCAGGCTGGGTCTTCCGCCTGACCCCTTTTGTGATGGTTGGCGTGATGTTAACCATCGCGACGGCGTTACCGGTGGTGACGGTAGGGTCTCCGTTGCCTGTGCTTGGCGATCTGATCACGCTGATCTACCTCTTCGCTATCGCCCGTTTCTTCTTTGCTATTGCCGGGCTGGACACCGGAAGCCCGTTTACCGGGCTCGGAGCCAGTCGTGAGGCAATGTTGGGCGTTCTGGTTGAGCCAATCCTGCTGTTGGGGCTGTGGGTTGCCGCGCAGGTTGCGGGCTCTACGCACATCAGTTTTATCACTCACACCGTTTATCACTGGCCTGTCGCCCGTTCCATTCCGCTGATTCTGGCTCTGTGTGCCTGCGCCTTCGCCACCTTTATTGAGATGGGAAAACTACCGTTCGACCTCGCTGAAGCAGAGCAGGAGTTGCAGGAAGGACCGCTCACCGAATACAGCGGCTACGGTTTTGCCGTGCTGAAGTGGGGTATTAGCCTTAAACAACTGGTGGTGTTGCAAATGTTTGTTGGCGTTTTCTTCCCGTGGGGACAGATGACGCATTTCTCCGTTAGTGGTCTGGTGCTGGCCGTGGTGGTTGCGGCGCTCAAGCTGCTGATCGGCGTGCTGGTGATTGCGCTGTTTGAAAACAGCATGGCGCGCCTGCGTTTTGTGGCCACCTCACGGGTTACCTGGGCTGGTTTTGGATTTGCATTTTTAGCGTTCGTCTCCTTGCTGGTGGCGTGA
- the hycC gene encoding formate hydrogenlyase subunit 3, which produces MNATTLMSSAVMVFAATAVLALVFSFCKTLSGWIAGIGGALASAMTTATGAIVLMGGQSTGASLPLIRHAIQLSPLNAIWLVTFGLCGFFISLFNIDWHRHPQIKPNGLLVNLLMATAICAVTASNLGALVVMAEIMALCGVFLTGCSVSGKLWFALGRLGTLLLALACWLVWQRYGTLEFTLLHERTQVLPLGADIWLLGVIGFGLLAGIIPLHGWVPQAHANASAPAAALFSTVVMKVGLFGILTFSLVGGQPPLWWGIVLMLAGMVTAFVGGLYALMEHNIQRLLAYHTLENIGIILLGLGAGVTGLALNHPALIAAGFIGGLYHLINHSLFKSTLFLGAGSVWFRTGHRDIEKLGGIGKKMPVIALCMLVGLMAMAALPPLNGFAGEWVIYQSFFALGQSDVFIARLLGPLLAVGLAITGALAVMCMAKVYGVTFLGAPRTREAENACCAPLLMAASVVALALCCIIGGVAAPWLIPLLGKAVPLPLTTAHTTVSQPMIALLLIAAPLLPFVLMLFFRRDRLPARSRGAAWACGYEHEQSMVITAHGFAMPVKENFAAVLKLRHWLNPVGWIPGWQSAAVPALFRRLAVIELAVLVVIVISRGA; this is translated from the coding sequence ATGAACGCAACGACCTTGATGAGTAGCGCGGTGATGGTCTTTGCTGCGACGGCTGTTTTGGCGCTGGTCTTCTCCTTCTGTAAAACCCTGAGCGGCTGGATAGCAGGGATTGGTGGCGCACTCGCCAGTGCGATGACCACGGCGACGGGAGCGATTGTGTTGATGGGGGGGCAATCTACCGGGGCGAGTTTGCCGTTGATCCGTCATGCGATTCAGCTCTCACCGCTGAATGCCATCTGGCTGGTGACCTTCGGCCTGTGCGGCTTTTTTATCAGCCTGTTTAATATTGACTGGCATCGTCACCCGCAAATCAAACCGAACGGCCTGCTGGTGAATTTGCTGATGGCGACCGCGATTTGCGCCGTCACCGCCAGTAACCTGGGCGCGCTGGTCGTGATGGCGGAGATCATGGCCCTTTGCGGCGTGTTCCTCACCGGATGTAGTGTATCCGGCAAGCTGTGGTTTGCACTTGGACGACTCGGCACGCTGCTGCTTGCGCTGGCGTGCTGGCTGGTGTGGCAACGCTATGGCACGCTTGAATTTACGCTGCTGCATGAACGCACGCAGGTGCTGCCATTGGGCGCAGATATCTGGCTGTTGGGAGTCATCGGTTTTGGCCTGCTGGCGGGGATCATCCCGCTCCATGGCTGGGTTCCTCAGGCACATGCCAATGCCTCAGCCCCGGCCGCCGCACTGTTTTCGACCGTAGTGATGAAGGTTGGGTTATTCGGCATCCTGACGTTTTCACTGGTGGGGGGGCAGCCTCCGTTGTGGTGGGGTATTGTGCTGATGCTGGCGGGAATGGTCACGGCATTTGTCGGCGGGTTGTACGCGCTAATGGAACACAATATCCAGCGTCTGCTGGCGTACCACACGCTGGAAAACATCGGCATTATTCTTCTCGGTCTCGGGGCGGGTGTGACGGGGCTGGCACTGAATCATCCGGCGCTGATTGCAGCCGGGTTTATTGGCGGTCTGTATCACCTCATTAACCACAGCCTGTTTAAAAGCACCCTGTTCCTGGGCGCGGGCAGCGTCTGGTTCCGTACCGGTCATCGCGATATTGAAAAGCTGGGCGGTATTGGCAAAAAAATGCCGGTGATCGCCTTATGTATGCTGGTCGGGCTGATGGCGATGGCGGCGTTGCCACCGCTGAATGGCTTTGCCGGTGAGTGGGTGATTTACCAGTCCTTCTTTGCGCTCGGCCAAAGTGACGTGTTTATCGCGCGTCTGTTGGGGCCGCTGCTGGCTGTTGGCCTGGCGATCACAGGCGCACTGGCGGTGATGTGCATGGCGAAAGTCTATGGTGTGACGTTCCTTGGCGCACCACGCACCCGTGAAGCGGAAAATGCCTGCTGCGCACCGTTGCTAATGGCAGCCAGTGTGGTGGCTCTGGCGTTGTGCTGCATTATTGGCGGCGTGGCGGCGCCATGGCTTATCCCGCTGCTTGGCAAGGCGGTTCCGCTGCCGCTCACGACCGCACACACCACGGTTTCCCAGCCGATGATTGCCCTGTTGCTGATTGCTGCCCCGTTGCTGCCGTTTGTGCTGATGCTCTTTTTCCGCCGCGACCGGTTGCCTGCGCGTTCGCGCGGTGCGGCCTGGGCCTGTGGTTACGAACATGAGCAATCCATGGTGATCACTGCCCATGGTTTTGCCATGCCGGTTAAAGAGAACTTTGCCGCTGTGTTGAAGCTGCGTCACTGGCTTAATCCGGTGGGGTGGATCCCGGGCTGGCAAAGTGCCGCTGTACCTGCGTTGTTCCGCCGTCTGGCCGTGATTGAGCTGGCAGTACTGGTGGTGATTGTGATTTCACGAGGAGCCTGA
- a CDS encoding formate hydrogenlyase maturation HycH family protein: MSEKVVFSQLSRKFIDENDATPDAAQQVVYYSLAIGHHLGVIDCLEAALSCPWPEYLAWIATLEEGSTARRKMEGVPKYGEIVIDANHIAMLANAFDAALSQQTPEQQAWSKIVLSMLHDIHQESAIYLMVRRLRD; the protein is encoded by the coding sequence ATGAGTGAAAAGGTGGTGTTCAGTCAGCTGAGCCGTAAGTTTATTGATGAGAACGATGCCACGCCGGATGCGGCGCAGCAGGTGGTCTATTACAGCCTGGCGATTGGCCATCACCTGGGGGTGATCGACTGCCTTGAAGCGGCGCTAAGTTGTCCGTGGCCGGAGTATCTGGCGTGGATCGCCACACTGGAAGAGGGCAGTACCGCGCGGCGCAAAATGGAGGGCGTACCGAAGTACGGCGAGATCGTTATCGACGCCAACCATATTGCGATGCTGGCGAATGCCTTTGATGCAGCACTCAGCCAGCAAACCCCCGAGCAGCAGGCCTGGAGTAAAATTGTCCTCAGTATGCTGCACGATATTCATCAGGAGAGCGCCATCTATCTGATGGTGAGGAGATTACGTGACTGA
- a CDS encoding hydrogenase large subunit yields MSEEKKGQQYLAALHQAFPGVVLDESWQTKDQITLTVKVNYLPEVVEFLYYQQGGWLSVLFGNDERQLCGNYAVYYVMSMEQGEKCWVTVRVEVDPNKPEYPSVTPRVPAAVWGEREVRDMYGLVPVGLPDERRLVLPDDWPDELYPLRKDSMDYRQRPAPTTDNETYEFINELGSKKNNVVPIGPLHVTSDEPGHFRLFVDGENIIDADYRLFYVHRGMEKLAETRMGYNEVTFLSDRVCGICGFAHSTAYTTSVENGMGIVVPERAQMIRAILLEVERLHSHLLNLGLACHFVGFDSGFMQFFRVREASMKMAEILTGARKTYGLNLIGGIRRDLLKDDMIQTRLLAQQMRRDVQDLVDMLLSTPNIEQRTVGIGRLDPEIARDFSNVGPMVRASGHARDTRADHPFVGYGLLPMTVHSEQGCDVISRLKVRINEVFTALNMIDFGLDNLPGGPLMVEGFTYIPGRFALGFSEAPRGDDIHWSMTGDNQKLYRWRCRAATYANWPTLRYMLRGNTVSDAPLIIGSLDPCYSCTDRMTVVDVRKKKSQVVPYKELERYSIERKNSPLK; encoded by the coding sequence ATGTCTGAAGAAAAAAAAGGTCAGCAGTATCTCGCCGCACTCCACCAGGCCTTTCCCGGCGTGGTGCTGGATGAAAGCTGGCAGACTAAAGACCAGATAACCCTCACTGTGAAAGTGAACTACCTGCCGGAAGTGGTAGAGTTTCTCTATTACCAGCAGGGTGGCTGGCTGTCCGTTCTGTTTGGTAACGACGAGCGTCAGCTTTGCGGCAATTACGCGGTGTACTACGTCATGTCGATGGAGCAGGGCGAGAAGTGCTGGGTAACGGTACGCGTAGAAGTGGACCCGAACAAGCCGGAATATCCGTCAGTCACGCCACGTGTTCCTGCCGCTGTCTGGGGGGAACGTGAAGTCCGCGATATGTACGGCCTGGTTCCGGTTGGCCTGCCGGATGAACGTCGCCTGGTGTTGCCGGATGACTGGCCGGACGAACTTTATCCGCTGCGTAAAGACAGTATGGATTACCGTCAACGTCCTGCGCCCACCACGGACAACGAAACCTACGAGTTCATCAATGAGCTGGGCAGCAAAAAGAACAACGTTGTGCCGATTGGCCCGCTGCATGTGACCTCTGATGAGCCTGGGCATTTTCGCCTGTTTGTCGATGGTGAAAACATCATCGACGCCGACTACCGTCTTTTCTATGTCCACCGGGGTATGGAAAAACTGGCGGAAACCCGTATGGGTTACAACGAAGTGACCTTCCTCTCCGACCGCGTATGCGGCATTTGTGGTTTTGCCCACAGCACCGCCTACACCACGTCGGTGGAAAACGGGATGGGGATTGTCGTACCGGAACGCGCACAGATGATCCGCGCGATTCTGCTGGAAGTGGAGCGTCTGCATTCTCATCTGCTGAATCTGGGGCTGGCCTGTCACTTTGTCGGTTTTGATTCCGGGTTTATGCAGTTCTTCCGCGTGCGCGAAGCGTCCATGAAAATGGCGGAGATCCTGACCGGGGCGCGTAAAACCTACGGGCTGAACCTGATCGGCGGGATTCGCCGCGATCTGCTGAAAGACGACATGATCCAGACTCGCCTGCTGGCACAACAGATGCGCCGTGACGTGCAGGATTTGGTGGATATGCTGCTGAGCACGCCAAACATTGAACAACGTACCGTCGGTATTGGCCGTCTTGATCCGGAAATCGCCCGTGACTTCAGTAACGTTGGTCCCATGGTGCGTGCCAGCGGCCATGCGCGTGATACCCGTGCGGATCACCCGTTTGTCGGTTACGGCCTGCTGCCGATGACGGTGCATAGTGAGCAGGGTTGCGATGTTATCTCTCGTCTGAAAGTGCGTATTAACGAAGTTTTCACCGCGCTCAATATGATCGACTTCGGGCTGGATAATCTGCCTGGTGGCCCGCTGATGGTGGAAGGCTTTACCTATATTCCTGGCCGCTTTGCCCTCGGTTTTTCCGAAGCGCCACGCGGAGACGACATTCACTGGAGCATGACTGGTGACAACCAGAAGCTGTATCGCTGGCGTTGTCGTGCGGCAACATACGCCAACTGGCCGACGCTGCGCTATATGCTGCGTGGCAACACGGTTTCAGATGCGCCACTGATTATCGGCAGCCTTGATCCTTGCTACTCCTGCACCGACCGTATGACGGTGGTGGATGTAAGGAAGAAAAAAAGCCAGGTCGTGCCATATAAAGAGCTTGAACGCTACAGCATCGAGCGTAAGAACTCGCCGCTGAAATAG
- the hypA gene encoding hydrogenase maturation nickel metallochaperone HypA, producing the protein MHELTLCQRALELIEQQATLHNAKRVTGVWLKVGAFSCVETSALTFCFELVCRDTLAEGCQLHIEEQQAECWCEQCQQYVTLLSSKVQRCPQCQSTGLRIVADDGLQIQRLEIDQE; encoded by the coding sequence ATGCACGAACTCACCCTCTGCCAACGGGCTTTGGAATTAATCGAACAGCAGGCAACCCTGCATAACGCAAAACGTGTTACCGGCGTCTGGCTGAAAGTCGGGGCATTTTCCTGCGTCGAAACCAGTGCCCTGACCTTCTGCTTTGAACTGGTGTGTCGCGACACGCTGGCGGAGGGCTGCCAGCTTCATATTGAAGAACAGCAGGCGGAGTGCTGGTGCGAGCAATGCCAGCAATACGTCACGCTGCTGTCGTCGAAGGTACAACGCTGCCCACAGTGCCAGAGCACCGGGCTTCGCATCGTGGCGGATGACGGGTTGCAGATCCAACGCCTCGAAATCGATCAGGAGTAA
- the hycI gene encoding hydrogenase maturation peptidase HycI — protein MTDVLLCVGNSMMGDDGAGPLLAEMCAANPLGNWVVIDGGSAPENDVVAIRELHPDRLLIVDATDMGLNPGEIRLIDPDDIAEMFMMTTHNMPLNYLVDQIKDDVGEVLFLGIQPDIVGFYYPMTPPIKEAVEVVYSRLGSWVGKGGFDLLTPA, from the coding sequence GTGACTGACGTTTTATTGTGTGTCGGCAACAGCATGATGGGTGATGATGGCGCAGGTCCACTGCTGGCGGAGATGTGCGCCGCTAATCCCCTGGGGAACTGGGTAGTGATTGACGGCGGCAGCGCACCGGAAAACGATGTGGTCGCCATTCGTGAACTGCACCCGGACAGATTGCTGATTGTTGATGCCACCGATATGGGGCTAAACCCCGGCGAGATCCGCCTGATTGACCCTGATGACATCGCGGAAATGTTCATGATGACCACCCACAACATGCCGCTGAACTACCTGGTCGATCAGATTAAGGATGACGTGGGGGAGGTGCTGTTTCTGGGCATTCAGCCGGATATCGTTGGGTTTTACTACCCGATGACGCCCCCGATCAAAGAGGCGGTGGAAGTGGTTTATTCCCGGCTTGGTTCGTGGGTGGGGAAGGGGGGATTTGACCTTCTCACTCCGGCCTGA
- the hycA gene encoding formate hydrogenlyase regulator HycA — MTIWEISEKADYIAQRHQQLQEQWHLYCNSLVQGITLSKARLHHAMSCAAQGDMRFVLFGHFTVYVSLADTFNSHTIEYYVETKEGEKQRIAQAQLMADGMVDGHVSNRDRQQVLEHYLEKIAPVYEGLYTAVEHDLPVNLKQLIAGNISANVA; from the coding sequence ATGACCATTTGGGAAATTAGCGAGAAAGCGGATTACATCGCGCAGCGCCATCAGCAGTTACAGGAGCAATGGCATCTCTATTGCAACTCTCTGGTACAGGGGATCACCCTGTCGAAAGCCCGTCTTCATCATGCCATGAGCTGTGCCGCACAAGGTGATATGCGCTTTGTGTTGTTCGGGCATTTTACGGTTTATGTCTCGCTGGCTGACACCTTTAACAGCCACACCATTGAGTATTACGTCGAGACAAAAGAGGGTGAAAAACAACGTATTGCCCAGGCGCAGTTGATGGCCGATGGCATGGTGGATGGTCACGTCAGCAACCGCGATCGTCAGCAGGTTCTGGAACATTATCTGGAGAAAATCGCGCCAGTTTACGAGGGGCTTTATACCGCGGTGGAGCACGATTTACCGGTAAACCTGAAACAGCTGATTGCTGGAAATATTTCAGCCAACGTTGCCTGA